Genomic window (Streptomyces cadmiisoli):
CAGCACCGCCGAGACCCCGCCCGACACCGCGCCACCCGGCCGCCGAAACCCCCACCCGACGCCCCAGCACCCCGCCGCCGAAACCCCACCCGACACCGTGGCGCCCTGCGTCCGAGACCCCCGCCCGACGCCGCGCCACCCGGCCGCCGAAACCGCCGCCCAACGCCCCAGCACGGCACCGCCGAAACCCACCCGACAGCCGCCGGAACCTCGCCGAACGCCGTGCCACTCCGAGACCGGCACCCCCGCCCGGCACCGCAGCACCCCGAACCTGAGCCCCGCGCCCGAGCCCCCGCCCGACACCCACAGGGAGACCACCACCATGAGCATCGCGCACGACGCCCCTACCGCCGAGGTGCAGCACCCGCCGCCCGGCAGGACCCCGGACCTCGAAGGGTGGCTGACCGAGCGCGTGGCCTTCCATCTGCACAGGTCCCCGCGGGAGATCGACCCGGACACCCCGCTCGCCGACTACGGCATCGACTCGGTCGCGGCGATCAGCATCTGCGG
Coding sequences:
- a CDS encoding acyl carrier protein: MSIAHDAPTAEVQHPPPGRTPDLEGWLTERVAFHLHRSPREIDPDTPLADYGIDSVAAISICGEIEEHFRLAVALTVAYDYPTVHAIGGHLAELLRLRDAS